From one Longimicrobium sp. genomic stretch:
- a CDS encoding Panacea domain-containing protein → MSHLKLIKLLYLLDREALLRWGRPVTYDWYYSMPHGPVLSYTLDLINSEEAGGRTYWGRFIAPKSNHEVRLRDAAATPADQLSPAEEALIAEIFGTYGGMTRWQLRDFTHTLPEWTDPQGSSMRIEHRDILRYGGLSDDEIAQVEADLEESALADAIF, encoded by the coding sequence ATGAGCCATCTGAAGCTCATCAAGCTGCTGTACCTGCTGGACCGCGAGGCGCTGCTGCGCTGGGGGCGGCCGGTGACGTACGACTGGTACTACTCCATGCCGCACGGCCCGGTGCTGAGCTACACGCTGGACCTGATCAACTCCGAGGAAGCCGGCGGCCGCACCTACTGGGGCCGCTTCATCGCGCCGAAGAGCAACCACGAGGTCCGCCTTCGTGACGCTGCCGCCACGCCCGCCGACCAGCTTTCACCGGCGGAAGAGGCGCTGATCGCCGAGATCTTCGGGACGTACGGCGGGATGACGCGCTGGCAGCTCCGTGACTTCACCCACACGCTCCCGGAGTGGACGGACCCGCAGGGATCGTCCATGCGGATCGAGCATCGCGACATCCTGCGCTACGGCGGCCTTTCGGACGACGAGATCGCGCAGGTGGAAGCGGACCTGGAGGAGTCGGCGCTCGCCGACGCGATCTTCTAG